A region of Bicyclus anynana chromosome 15, ilBicAnyn1.1, whole genome shotgun sequence DNA encodes the following proteins:
- the LOC128198817 gene encoding uncharacterized protein LOC128198817, which yields MVFRSGRGPETIPGVLLEGNVLERVERFRYLGHIVTEGLVDNEDIERERRALAVRCNMLARRFAKCSEQVKVTLFRAYCLCFYSCQLWTKYTRRAINNIRVQYNDAYRILMKLPRYCSASGMFALARVPDFFAIMRSRVAKFWSRLRSSKNEILTTLAECQDCSILKHWRSVHQEPNKK from the coding sequence ATGGTGTTCCGTTCAGGCAGAGGTCCAGAGACAATTCCGGGGGTGTTGCTGGAAGGTAACGTTCTGGAAAGGGTTGAGCGGTTCAGATACCTCGGGCACATTGTGACTGAGGGTCTCgttgataatgaagatattGAGAGGGAGCGACGGGCTCTGGCTGTTAGATGCAACATGTTGGCGCGACGCTTTGCAAAGTGCAGTGAGCAAGTCAAAGTGACATTGTTTAGGGCATACTGCTTATGCTTCTATTCATGTCAACTGTGGACTAAGTACACCAGACGCGCTATCAACAACATCAGGGTACAATACAATGACGCGTATCGTATCCTGATGAAGTTGCCGCGGTACTGCAGTGCGTCGGGCATGTTCGCTTTGGCCAGAGTACCGGACTTCTTCGCGATTATGCGATCGCGAGTCGCAAAGTTTTGGAGTCGTTTGCGATCCTCGAAAAACGAGATCCTCACCACACTGGCGGAGTGTCAAGACTGCTCAATTCTTAAACATTGGCGCTCAGTGCACCAGGAGCCGAATAAAAAGTAA